The following are encoded together in the Pseudomonas xantholysinigenes genome:
- a CDS encoding response regulator, translated as MNTILIVDDEYLIADILGFALEDAGYLVEKASNGLKALEALKEKRVDLVITDFMMPVKNGEELLRAIRDELLLPDLPVILMSGAQASQGLVSPDAFAAVFDKPFDMDRMIATVRELLER; from the coding sequence ATGAATACCATCCTGATCGTCGATGACGAGTACCTGATTGCTGACATCCTCGGTTTCGCCTTGGAGGATGCTGGCTATCTGGTGGAAAAGGCCAGCAACGGGCTCAAGGCCCTGGAGGCGTTGAAGGAAAAACGCGTAGACCTGGTGATCACCGACTTTATGATGCCAGTCAAAAATGGCGAAGAGCTGTTGCGCGCGATCCGCGACGAACTGCTGCTGCCGGACTTGCCGGTCATTCTCATGAGCGGCGCCCAGGCCAGCCAGGGGCTAGTGAGCCCAGACGCGTTCGCAGCGGTGTTCGACAAACCGTTCGACATGGATCGGATGATCGCCACGGTACGTGAACTTCTGGAGCGCTGA
- the csrA gene encoding carbon storage regulator CsrA, whose amino-acid sequence MLILTRKVGESIVINDDIKVTILGVKGMQVRIGIDAPKDVQVHREEIFKRIQAGSPAPEKNDEHH is encoded by the coding sequence ATGCTGATACTCACCCGCAAGGTTGGCGAAAGCATCGTCATCAATGACGACATCAAGGTCACCATTCTGGGCGTCAAGGGGATGCAAGTGAGGATCGGTATCGATGCACCGAAGGATGTCCAGGTGCACCGCGAAGAGATCTTCAAGCGCATTCAGGCCGGTAGCCCCGCGCCAGAGAAGAATGACGAGCACCACTGA
- a CDS encoding DNA topoisomerase IB, with product MPDCPLPAALHYVDDSLPGLSRRRWRDRFHYYDAEGQRVHDEATLARIAALVIPPAYTEVWICADPHGHLQATGRDARGRKQYRYHAQWRALRDQHKYGRMLAFAEALPKLRKQLDEHLARPGLDREKVMALVISLLDSTLIRIGNRQYLRDNRSYGLTTLDSRHVQVKGATLRFQFRGKRGVEHNVTLRDRRLAGLLKRCMELPGQALFQYLDAQGQRHGIGSSDVNQFLQQLTGAEFTAKDYRTWAGSSLALALLKPAAWQPDSEARRQLAEAVRQVAVRLGNTPAVCRRSYIHPAVLDHFLSGRLAELPKARQRQRLEREEVALLNFLQTLAPTDDH from the coding sequence ATGCCCGACTGCCCGTTGCCCGCCGCGCTGCACTATGTCGATGACAGCCTACCTGGGCTTAGCCGCCGCCGTTGGCGTGACCGCTTCCACTACTACGACGCCGAGGGCCAGCGCGTGCACGACGAGGCGACGCTGGCACGTATCGCCGCCCTGGTGATCCCTCCGGCCTACACCGAGGTCTGGATCTGCGCCGACCCGCACGGTCACCTGCAGGCCACTGGCCGCGATGCCCGTGGACGCAAGCAGTACCGCTATCACGCGCAGTGGCGCGCATTGCGCGACCAGCACAAGTACGGGCGCATGCTGGCGTTCGCCGAAGCCCTGCCAAAATTGCGCAAGCAGCTGGATGAGCACCTTGCGCGTCCCGGCTTGGACCGTGAAAAAGTCATGGCACTGGTGATCAGCCTGCTCGACAGCACCCTGATCCGCATCGGCAACCGCCAGTACCTGCGTGACAACCGCTCCTATGGCCTGACCACCCTCGACAGCCGCCATGTGCAGGTCAAGGGCGCCACCCTGCGCTTCCAGTTCCGGGGCAAGCGCGGCGTCGAGCACAACGTCACCCTGCGTGACCGCCGCCTGGCCGGGTTGCTCAAGCGCTGCATGGAACTGCCGGGCCAGGCGCTGTTCCAGTACCTCGACGCACAAGGACAGCGCCACGGCATCGGTTCCAGCGACGTCAACCAGTTCCTGCAACAGCTGACCGGCGCCGAGTTCACCGCCAAGGACTACCGCACCTGGGCCGGCAGCAGCCTGGCACTCGCGCTGCTCAAGCCTGCGGCATGGCAACCGGATAGCGAGGCCCGACGTCAGCTGGCCGAGGCCGTGCGGCAAGTGGCGGTGCGCCTGGGCAACACCCCGGCCGTGTGCCGTCGCAGCTATATCCACCCGGCCGTGCTGGACCACTTCCTGTCGGGACGCCTGGCCGAGCTGCCAAAGGCTCGCCAGCGCCAGCGGTTGGAACGCGAAGAAGTGGCCCTGCTGAATTTCCTGCAGACGCTGGCGCCAACAGACGATCATTGA
- the modC gene encoding molybdenum ABC transporter ATP-binding protein — protein sequence MTASIQARLKLARDDFTLDVDLQLPGRGISALFGHSGSGKTSCLRCLAGLERAASAYIEVNGEVWEDSARGFFLAPHKRPVGYVFQEASLFPHLSVRGNLEFGWRRIAPEARKISQEQACQLLGIGHLLARKPATLSGGEAQRVGIARALLSSPRLLLMDEPLAALDSARKREILPYLERLHDELDIPLIYVSHAQDEVARLADHLVLLEQGQALASGPIAQTLARLDLSLAQGEDAGVVLEGVVVGHDPHYGLFDLRLPGGDGQLLRIAHRDLHVGSTLRLKVQARDVSLALAADAPSSILNRLPVRVRECRPADNPAHVLVSLEANGSALLARITRYSADQLGVQPGQQLWAQIKSVALLG from the coding sequence ATGACTGCATCGATACAAGCGCGCCTGAAACTGGCGCGTGACGACTTCACCCTGGATGTCGACCTGCAACTACCAGGGCGCGGCATCAGCGCGCTGTTCGGCCACTCAGGCTCCGGCAAGACGTCGTGCCTGCGCTGCCTGGCCGGGCTGGAACGCGCCGCCAGCGCCTATATCGAGGTCAACGGCGAGGTTTGGGAGGACAGCGCCCGCGGTTTTTTCCTCGCCCCGCACAAACGCCCGGTGGGCTACGTGTTCCAGGAAGCCAGCCTGTTCCCACACCTGTCGGTGCGCGGCAACCTGGAGTTCGGCTGGCGCCGTATCGCCCCTGAAGCCCGCAAGATCAGCCAGGAGCAAGCCTGCCAGTTGCTTGGCATCGGCCATCTGCTGGCACGCAAGCCGGCCACGCTGTCCGGCGGCGAGGCGCAGCGGGTGGGTATCGCCCGCGCCCTGCTGAGCAGCCCGCGCCTGCTGTTGATGGACGAACCCCTGGCCGCGCTGGACAGCGCGCGCAAGCGCGAGATCCTGCCTTACCTGGAGCGCCTGCACGATGAGCTGGATATCCCGCTGATCTACGTCAGCCACGCCCAGGACGAAGTGGCGCGGCTGGCCGACCATCTGGTGCTGCTGGAACAGGGCCAGGCACTGGCCAGCGGGCCGATCGCCCAGACCCTCGCTCGCCTCGACCTGTCGCTGGCCCAGGGCGAGGACGCCGGGGTGGTGCTCGAGGGCGTGGTGGTCGGCCATGACCCGCACTACGGGCTGTTCGACCTGCGCCTGCCCGGCGGCGACGGCCAGCTGCTGCGCATCGCCCACCGCGACCTGCATGTCGGCAGCACCCTGCGGCTCAAGGTCCAGGCCCGCGACGTCAGCCTGGCGCTGGCGGCGGACGCGCCCTCGAGCATCCTCAACCGCCTGCCGGTACGGGTGCGTGAATGCCGCCCCGCGGACAACCCGGCGCATGTGCTGGTCAGCCTGGAGGCCAATGGCAGCGCCTTGCTGGCACGCATCACTCGCTATTCGGCGGACCAGCTCGGCGTGCAACCGGGCCAGCAGTTGTGGGCGCAGATCAAGTCGGTGGCACTGCTCGGCTGA